The following are encoded in a window of Kitasatospora sp. NBC_01250 genomic DNA:
- a CDS encoding alpha-ketoglutarate-dependent dioxygenase AlkB encodes MTGELFGRSRRWLAPGAVLLPDWLDAAEQRELVRACREWARPPAGLRTVRLPGGAEMSVRQLCLGWHWGVVPRCPTCGVARKVVADCPQHWFPYAYTRRVHDGDGAPVKPFPALLDTLARRAVVAAYGAAGDGDGRVGAGGEGVAGAVGYAPDVALVNHYAAGARMGLHQDREERTDAPVVSFSLGDSCVFRLGGSQDRTGPWTDVELRSGDLLVFGGPARYAYHGVLRTLPGTADPELRLGEPGPALSGRLNITVRQSGLAAPSAG; translated from the coding sequence GTGACGGGTGAGCTGTTCGGGCGGTCGAGGAGGTGGCTCGCGCCCGGTGCCGTGCTGCTGCCCGACTGGCTGGACGCCGCCGAGCAGCGCGAACTGGTCCGCGCGTGCCGCGAATGGGCCCGGCCGCCCGCCGGACTGCGGACCGTGCGGCTGCCCGGTGGCGCGGAGATGTCGGTCCGCCAGCTCTGCCTCGGCTGGCACTGGGGCGTGGTCCCCCGCTGTCCGACCTGCGGGGTCGCGCGCAAGGTGGTGGCCGACTGCCCGCAGCACTGGTTCCCGTACGCGTACACGCGCCGGGTGCACGACGGCGACGGGGCGCCGGTCAAGCCGTTCCCGGCGCTGCTCGACACCCTGGCCCGGCGCGCCGTCGTGGCCGCGTACGGGGCGGCGGGGGACGGGGACGGGCGGGTGGGAGCTGGAGGCGAAGGGGTTGCCGGTGCCGTCGGGTACGCGCCCGACGTGGCGCTGGTGAACCACTACGCCGCCGGTGCCCGGATGGGCCTGCACCAGGACCGCGAGGAGCGGACCGACGCCCCCGTCGTCTCGTTCTCCCTCGGCGACTCCTGCGTCTTCCGGCTCGGCGGCAGCCAGGACCGGACCGGCCCGTGGACCGACGTCGAGCTGCGCAGCGGTGACCTGCTGGTCTTCGGCGGCCCGGCGCGCTACGCCTACCACGGCGTCCTGCGCACCCTGCCCGGCACGGCCGATCCCGAGCTGCGGCTCGGCGAACCCGGCCCCGCGCTCAGCGGGCGGCTCAACATCACGGTGCGGCAGTCCGGGCTGGCGGCGCCGTCGGCCGGGTAG
- a CDS encoding DUF1684 domain-containing protein — translation MTTDAEEWQRWTEARVASVSAPHGVLALTGTHWLSADPAAIPGVPGRWSAEPDGVRVSASAADGLRGGAGDEVVAGEPLLRPDTHPEAAVVRYGEVLLIPIEREGELALRVFDPDAEGRVHFAGISTFPYAPEWSVPAVFTPYETGARTVTVPNADGRERPLAVAGQVAFRLAGESYSLTVSHSGDQLSAVFADAGSGRESYRFRFITLPGPDAEGHTVLDLNRAYLPPCAFADHFICPFPPPGNRLPVAVRAGEKAVLSG, via the coding sequence ATGACGACCGACGCCGAGGAATGGCAGCGCTGGACCGAGGCCCGGGTGGCGTCCGTGAGCGCGCCGCACGGCGTGCTGGCGCTCACCGGCACGCACTGGCTGAGCGCGGACCCGGCCGCGATACCCGGCGTCCCCGGCCGCTGGTCCGCGGAGCCGGACGGCGTGCGGGTCTCGGCCTCGGCCGCCGACGGCCTGCGGGGCGGCGCCGGTGACGAGGTGGTGGCGGGCGAGCCGCTGTTGCGTCCCGACACCCACCCCGAGGCCGCCGTGGTCCGCTACGGGGAGGTGCTGCTGATCCCGATCGAGCGGGAGGGGGAGCTCGCGCTGCGGGTCTTCGACCCCGACGCCGAGGGCCGGGTGCACTTCGCGGGCATCTCCACCTTCCCGTACGCGCCGGAGTGGAGCGTGCCGGCCGTCTTCACCCCGTACGAGACCGGCGCGCGCACGGTGACCGTCCCGAACGCCGACGGCCGGGAACGGCCGCTGGCCGTCGCCGGTCAGGTCGCCTTCCGGCTGGCCGGCGAGTCGTACTCGCTCACGGTGAGCCACTCGGGCGACCAGCTGAGCGCCGTGTTCGCCGACGCCGGCAGCGGACGGGAGAGCTACCGCTTCCGTTTCATCACCCTGCCCGGCCCGGACGCCGAGGGCCACACCGTGCTGGACCTGAACCGCGCCTACCTGCCGCCGTGCGCCTTCGCGGACCACTTCATCTGCCCGTTCCCGCCCCCGGGCAACCGGCTGCCGGTCGCCGTGCGGGCGGGGGAGAAGGCGGTGCTGAGCGGCTGA
- a CDS encoding MFS transporter, translating to MSTNHPTSSASGPDAPDSAAAADAAAVVAPAAGAAAGAAPGAAADSPQSPTRIRRLLRGAVADLTPLRASADYRRIWFGQAVSSIGQQMTAVAVSVQVYALTGSTLATGAVGLCSLLPLLAFGLYGGAIADTVDRRKLGLTGAAGLAVVSALLATQALLDLRQVALLYLAVALQGGFYAISSPARSSMIPRLLPAEQLPAANALNTISMNLGMTMGPMLGGLLIGTYGGQAAYLVDTVAFTATLYAMWRLPAMRPERAGGAAGRASVLDGLRFLRAQPNLRTSFLADLAAMIFGLPRSLFPALAAAYYGGHAGTVGLLVAAPAVGALTGALFSGWISRVQRHGVAVLAAVTAWGLSIAAFGLTAGHLWLGLALLAVAGCADTVSMIFRNTMMQVAAPDEMRGRLQGVFMVVVVGGPRLGDFESGTVATLTTPTVSVISGGLACVAVIALLAARRPAFLRYDARHPTP from the coding sequence GTGTCGACCAATCATCCCACCTCTTCCGCGTCCGGCCCGGACGCGCCGGACTCTGCTGCTGCCGCTGACGCCGCTGCTGTCGTCGCTCCAGCTGCTGGTGCCGCTGCTGGTGCCGCCCCTGGTGCTGCCGCTGACAGTCCGCAGAGCCCGACCCGCATACGGCGGCTGCTGCGGGGCGCGGTCGCCGACCTCACCCCGCTGCGCGCGAGCGCGGACTACCGGCGGATCTGGTTCGGCCAGGCCGTCTCCTCGATCGGGCAGCAGATGACCGCCGTCGCGGTCTCGGTCCAGGTGTACGCACTCACCGGCTCCACCCTCGCCACCGGCGCGGTCGGGCTCTGCTCGCTCCTCCCGCTGCTCGCCTTCGGCCTGTACGGCGGGGCGATCGCCGACACCGTGGACCGCCGCAAGCTGGGCCTGACCGGCGCCGCCGGCCTCGCCGTGGTCTCCGCACTGCTGGCCACCCAGGCCCTGCTCGACCTGCGCCAGGTCGCCCTGCTGTACCTGGCCGTGGCGCTGCAGGGCGGCTTCTACGCGATCTCCTCGCCCGCCCGCTCCTCGATGATCCCGCGCCTGCTCCCCGCCGAGCAGCTGCCCGCCGCCAACGCCCTCAACACGATCAGCATGAACCTGGGCATGACGATGGGTCCGATGCTCGGCGGTCTGCTGATCGGAACATACGGCGGACAGGCCGCGTACCTGGTCGACACCGTGGCGTTCACCGCCACCCTGTACGCGATGTGGCGCCTGCCGGCGATGCGCCCCGAGCGCGCGGGCGGCGCCGCCGGGCGCGCCTCGGTGCTGGACGGCCTGCGCTTCCTGCGCGCGCAGCCCAACCTGCGGACCAGCTTCCTGGCCGACCTGGCCGCGATGATCTTCGGCCTGCCACGCTCGCTCTTCCCCGCCCTCGCCGCCGCCTACTACGGCGGCCATGCGGGCACCGTCGGCCTGCTGGTCGCCGCCCCCGCCGTCGGCGCCCTGACCGGTGCCCTCTTCTCCGGCTGGATCTCCCGGGTCCAACGGCACGGCGTCGCCGTCCTCGCCGCCGTCACCGCCTGGGGCCTGTCCATCGCCGCCTTCGGCCTCACCGCCGGCCACCTCTGGCTGGGCCTGGCCCTGCTCGCCGTGGCCGGCTGCGCGGACACCGTCAGCATGATCTTCCGGAACACGATGATGCAGGTCGCCGCCCCCGACGAGATGCGCGGCCGGCTCCAGGGCGTCTTCATGGTCGTGGTGGTCGGCGGCCCCCGCCTCGGCGACTTCGAATCCGGCACCGTCGCCACCCTCACCACGCCCACCGTCTCGGTGATCTCCGGCGGCCTCGCCTGCGTCGCCGTCATCGCCCTCCTCGCCGCCCGCCGCCCCGCCTTCCTCCGCTACGACGCCCGCCACCCCACCCCCTGA
- a CDS encoding acyl-CoA thioesterase — protein MGTPVDQLVDLLDLEQIELNIFRGRSPEESLQRTFGGQVAGQALVAAGRTVADDRPVHSLHAYFLRPGVPGVPIVYQVDRIRDGRSFTTRRVLGIQQGRSIFALTADFHVPEPGGIEHQEAMPVVPAPEELPSALEEVGQRLGELPPFISRRQPFDIRYVERLRWTQEELAGVEPRSGVWLRTNGALPDNPLIHVCALTYASDMTLLDSVRAPVEPLWGRRNFDMASLDHAMWFHQPFRADEWLLYQQESPIAQGARGLARGQIFDRDGRLVVSVVQEGLFRPLRES, from the coding sequence ATGGGAACGCCTGTCGATCAACTCGTCGACCTGCTCGATCTGGAGCAGATCGAGCTCAACATCTTCCGCGGCCGCAGCCCCGAGGAGTCGCTGCAGCGAACCTTCGGCGGGCAGGTGGCCGGCCAGGCGCTGGTGGCAGCCGGTCGTACGGTGGCGGACGACCGTCCCGTCCACTCGCTGCACGCCTACTTCCTGCGCCCCGGGGTCCCCGGGGTCCCGATCGTCTACCAGGTCGACCGGATCCGGGACGGCCGTTCGTTCACCACCCGCCGGGTCCTCGGTATCCAGCAGGGCCGCAGCATCTTCGCGCTCACCGCCGACTTCCACGTCCCCGAGCCCGGCGGCATCGAGCACCAGGAGGCGATGCCCGTCGTCCCCGCCCCCGAGGAGCTGCCCAGCGCGCTGGAGGAGGTCGGCCAGCGGCTCGGCGAACTCCCGCCGTTCATCAGCCGCCGCCAGCCGTTCGACATCCGCTACGTCGAGCGGCTGCGCTGGACGCAGGAGGAGCTGGCCGGCGTCGAACCGCGCAGCGGGGTCTGGCTGCGGACCAACGGCGCCCTCCCGGACAACCCGCTGATCCACGTCTGCGCGCTGACCTACGCCAGCGACATGACCCTGCTGGACTCGGTCCGCGCCCCCGTCGAACCGCTCTGGGGCCGACGGAACTTCGACATGGCCTCGCTCGACCACGCGATGTGGTTCCACCAGCCGTTCCGCGCCGACGAGTGGCTGCTCTACCAGCAGGAGTCCCCGATCGCGCAGGGTGCGCGGGGCCTGGCCCGTGGCCAGATCTTCGACCGTGACGGCCGGTTGGTGGTCTCGGTGGTGCAGGAGGGGCTATTCCGGCCGCTGCGGGAGAGCTGA
- a CDS encoding transglycosylase family protein, whose amino-acid sequence MTFRNENAAATTAATKRNRVRLAVLGGAVAVLPVAGLVTATTASAASTSTWDAVAQCESTGNWSINSGNGFYGGLQFTSSTWAAYGGTQYAAQANQATKAQQIAVAEKVLASQGPGAWPVCSVKAGLTAGGAPAAVDTSAPAPAAKAAAAPQAPAKQTPAPQAPAKQAPKQAPAQSAPAQDSKPAAKPTKPAKPAKPADNGGNSAKSAGGYTVKAGDTLSGIAAAHGTDWQSLYQKNAQVIGADADLIMPGQVLSV is encoded by the coding sequence ATGACTTTCCGTAACGAGAACGCCGCTGCCACCACCGCTGCCACCAAGCGCAACCGCGTTCGGCTGGCTGTTCTGGGCGGCGCGGTTGCCGTCCTTCCGGTGGCGGGCCTCGTCACGGCCACCACGGCCTCCGCCGCCTCGACCTCGACCTGGGACGCCGTCGCCCAGTGCGAGAGCACCGGCAACTGGAGCATCAACAGTGGTAACGGCTTCTACGGAGGCCTGCAGTTCACGTCCAGCACCTGGGCCGCCTACGGCGGTACCCAGTACGCCGCGCAGGCCAACCAGGCCACCAAGGCCCAGCAGATCGCCGTGGCCGAGAAGGTCCTGGCCAGCCAGGGCCCCGGCGCCTGGCCCGTCTGCTCGGTGAAGGCCGGCCTGACCGCCGGTGGCGCCCCCGCCGCCGTCGACACCTCGGCCCCGGCCCCGGCTGCGAAGGCCGCCGCCGCGCCGCAGGCTCCCGCCAAGCAGACCCCGGCGCCGCAGGCCCCGGCCAAGCAGGCGCCCAAGCAGGCTCCGGCCCAGTCGGCCCCGGCCCAGGACTCGAAGCCGGCCGCGAAGCCCACCAAGCCGGCCAAGCCCGCCAAGCCGGCGGACAACGGCGGCAACTCCGCGAAGTCCGCGGGTGGTTACACCGTCAAGGCCGGCGACACGCTGAGCGGGATCGCCGCCGCGCACGGCACCGACTGGCAGTCGCTGTACCAGAAGAACGCCCAGGTCATCGGCGCTGACGCCGACCTGATCATGCCTGGCCAGGTGCTCTCCGTCTGA
- the der gene encoding ribosome biogenesis GTPase Der, protein MSNEHVADGADHGELDPAEYAEFMSLAAEEGFDGEDLDLAEHEHVPLPVLAVVGRPNVGKSTLVNRIIGRREAVVEDKPGVTRDRVSYEATWNGRRFKVVDTGGWEIDVLGIDAMVAAQAELGIETADAVLFVVDANVGATDTDEALIKVVRRAGKPTVLCANKVDGPSSEAEASYLWSLGLGEPYPVSALHGRGSGDLLDAVMEALPEAPPQTFGVAVGGPRRVALIGRPNVGKSSLLNKVAGEERVVVNELAGTTRDPVDELIQLGGKTWKFIDTAGIRRRVHLTSGADFYASLRTSAALDKAEVAVILIDSSEPLAEQDTRIISMAVEAGRAVVVAYNKWDQMDEERRYYLEREIEQDLVQVQWAPRVNVSALTGRHMEKLVPAIETALAGWETRISTAKLNAFLGELVAAHPHPIRGGKQPRILFGTQAGTRPPRFVLFASGFLEAGYRRFVERRLREEFGFVGTPISISVRVREKRKRK, encoded by the coding sequence ATGAGCAACGAGCACGTCGCCGACGGTGCCGACCACGGTGAGCTGGATCCGGCCGAGTACGCCGAGTTCATGAGCCTGGCCGCGGAGGAGGGCTTCGACGGCGAGGACCTCGACCTGGCCGAGCACGAGCACGTCCCGCTGCCGGTGCTGGCCGTCGTCGGCCGCCCCAATGTCGGCAAGTCGACCCTGGTCAACCGGATCATCGGCCGCCGCGAGGCGGTCGTCGAGGACAAGCCCGGCGTCACCCGCGACCGGGTGAGCTACGAGGCGACCTGGAACGGGCGCCGCTTCAAGGTGGTCGACACCGGCGGCTGGGAGATCGACGTCCTCGGCATCGACGCCATGGTGGCCGCGCAGGCCGAGCTGGGCATCGAGACCGCCGACGCCGTGCTCTTCGTGGTGGACGCCAACGTCGGCGCCACCGACACCGACGAGGCCCTGATCAAGGTGGTCCGCCGGGCCGGCAAGCCGACCGTGCTCTGCGCCAACAAGGTCGACGGCCCGTCGAGCGAGGCCGAGGCCTCCTACCTGTGGTCGCTGGGCCTGGGCGAGCCGTACCCCGTCTCCGCGCTGCACGGGCGCGGCTCCGGCGACCTGCTGGACGCCGTGATGGAGGCGCTGCCCGAGGCTCCGCCGCAGACCTTCGGCGTGGCCGTCGGTGGCCCGCGCCGGGTCGCGCTGATCGGCCGCCCGAACGTCGGCAAGTCCAGCCTGCTGAACAAGGTGGCCGGCGAGGAGCGGGTCGTCGTCAACGAGCTGGCCGGCACCACCCGCGACCCGGTCGACGAGCTGATCCAGCTGGGCGGCAAGACCTGGAAGTTCATCGACACCGCCGGTATCCGCCGCCGGGTCCACCTGACCTCCGGCGCCGACTTCTACGCCTCGCTGCGCACCTCCGCCGCGCTGGACAAGGCCGAGGTCGCGGTCATCCTGATCGACTCCAGCGAGCCGCTCGCCGAGCAGGACACCCGGATCATCTCGATGGCTGTCGAGGCCGGGCGTGCCGTCGTGGTCGCCTACAACAAGTGGGACCAGATGGACGAGGAGCGCCGCTACTACCTGGAGCGCGAGATCGAGCAGGATCTCGTCCAGGTGCAGTGGGCGCCCCGGGTCAACGTCTCGGCGCTGACCGGCCGGCACATGGAGAAGCTGGTCCCGGCGATCGAGACGGCGCTGGCTGGCTGGGAGACCCGGATCTCCACCGCCAAGCTGAACGCCTTCCTCGGTGAGCTGGTCGCCGCCCACCCGCACCCGATCCGGGGCGGCAAGCAGCCGCGCATCCTGTTCGGGACCCAGGCCGGCACCCGGCCGCCGCGGTTCGTGCTCTTCGCCTCGGGCTTCCTGGAGGCGGGCTACCGGCGGTTCGTGGAGCGCCGGCTGCGCGAGGAGTTCGGGTTCGTCGGGACGCCGATCTCCATCTCGGTGCGGGTGCGGGAGAAGCGCAAGCGCAAGTAG
- the mycP gene encoding type VII secretion-associated serine protease mycosin — protein MCLGTSAAYATDPVRSSEWPLDSHHFQADSVWKVSRGAGVTVAVIDSGVSATHPDLAGQILPGASLLGDGGDGRTDASGDSHGTAIAGIIAGTGGPPPAGGMYGLAPAVKIMPVRVAVGSQIAPETLAQGIVWAADHGAQVINLSMGTASPDPLLQKAVNYALGKDIVLVAAAGNGGQSGNAPMYPAAYPGVVSVSGTDESGAFWAPSESGHGITLAAPATDIYSTNDQSQYVHADGTSYATAYVSAAAALVRSHEPHLSAGQVVRRLISTTSQHHARPDAKIGFGELDPLAALSATGDPGSPENPLLHPDAAPASAAGNSNVIVIGGAALGALLCAAGGITLRRRRIRSIAPASARQRENTGARGKSTAPSKADTKTKSRSGSRSR, from the coding sequence ATGTGCCTTGGTACGTCCGCGGCCTACGCCACCGACCCCGTCCGCAGCAGCGAGTGGCCTCTGGACAGTCACCACTTCCAGGCTGACTCAGTATGGAAGGTTTCCCGCGGTGCCGGCGTGACCGTCGCCGTTATCGACAGTGGCGTCTCAGCAACCCATCCCGATCTCGCTGGCCAAATTCTGCCCGGCGCAAGCCTGCTGGGTGACGGTGGGGACGGGCGAACCGATGCCTCAGGCGACTCACATGGCACCGCCATCGCGGGCATCATCGCCGGCACTGGGGGCCCTCCACCCGCAGGCGGGATGTACGGGCTGGCGCCCGCAGTGAAGATCATGCCCGTCCGCGTCGCAGTCGGTAGCCAAATTGCACCCGAAACACTGGCCCAAGGGATCGTCTGGGCCGCCGACCACGGAGCGCAGGTCATCAACTTGTCCATGGGCACGGCCAGCCCCGACCCCCTCCTGCAGAAGGCCGTCAACTACGCCCTGGGCAAGGACATCGTCCTCGTCGCCGCTGCCGGCAACGGGGGCCAGAGCGGGAACGCCCCGATGTACCCCGCAGCGTATCCCGGGGTGGTTTCGGTATCCGGGACGGATGAGAGCGGCGCTTTCTGGGCGCCCAGCGAATCCGGACACGGGATCACCCTCGCCGCTCCCGCCACCGATATCTACTCCACCAATGATCAGAGCCAGTACGTGCACGCAGACGGCACCAGCTACGCCACTGCTTACGTCTCTGCTGCGGCTGCCCTGGTTCGCTCCCACGAACCGCATCTGTCGGCTGGCCAGGTAGTCAGGCGACTTATCAGCACGACCAGCCAGCACCACGCGCGCCCCGATGCCAAGATCGGGTTCGGGGAACTCGATCCATTGGCGGCACTCAGCGCGACCGGGGATCCCGGGAGCCCCGAGAATCCGCTGCTGCATCCTGATGCCGCACCAGCTTCCGCGGCGGGGAACTCCAATGTCATCGTCATCGGCGGAGCGGCACTTGGTGCCCTCCTCTGCGCCGCTGGTGGGATTACTCTGCGACGGCGTCGAATCCGGAGCATCGCTCCGGCGAGCGCGCGGCAGCGGGAGAACACGGGCGCTCGGGGCAAGTCAACGGCCCCTTCCAAGGCGGACACCAAGACCAAGTCGCGCTCCGGCAGCCGTTCACGCTGA
- a CDS encoding transglycosylase family protein, translated as MRSRVRPRLLAMLCGAAFVLATPARSVSAGGPVPVADATWDQVADCESDGDWAADTGNGYYGGLQIWPPTWRETGGLRYATRPDLASRRQQITVAQEILNEQGWQAWSACARELGLLPARPPTGTGGGSGAGAGTGAGAGTDPRHADER; from the coding sequence GTGCGAAGCCGCGTCAGGCCTCGACTGCTCGCGATGCTCTGCGGCGCCGCGTTCGTCCTCGCGACCCCCGCCAGGTCCGTCTCCGCAGGCGGGCCGGTCCCGGTCGCGGACGCCACCTGGGACCAGGTCGCCGACTGCGAGAGCGACGGCGACTGGGCCGCCGACACCGGCAACGGCTACTACGGCGGTCTGCAGATCTGGCCGCCGACCTGGCGGGAGACCGGTGGTCTGCGCTACGCCACCCGTCCGGACCTGGCGAGCCGGCGCCAGCAAATCACGGTGGCCCAGGAGATCCTGAACGAGCAGGGCTGGCAGGCCTGGTCCGCCTGTGCCCGCGAGCTGGGGCTGCTGCCCGCCCGGCCGCCGACGGGGACGGGCGGGGGGAGCGGCGCGGGGGCGGGAACGGGCGCGGGTGCGGGGACGGATCCGAGGCATGCCGACGAGCGCTGA
- a CDS encoding ribokinase, with the protein MAVDVVVVGSVNLDQVIEVESLPVPGETVQGGPIIRLGGGKGANQAVAAARLGCSVAFVGAVGTDTDSAQLRAELLAEGVDLTRLAAVDGPPGHAVVLVDRQAENVVVVSPGANARLDAAAVEDAGELLDGASVVVAQLEIPLPAVLAAARLAGGATFVLNPAPAPAGLPDELWPLVDVLVPNRTELARLCGVPDSALRAPGEVARLAAGLPCERVVVTLGAEGALVRDGARTELIAAPTVRAVDTTGAGDTFCGALAVALAEGRGLADAARFAVRAAALSVERTGARTAMPTRARLAG; encoded by the coding sequence GTGGCGGTGGATGTCGTGGTGGTGGGCAGCGTCAACCTCGACCAGGTGATCGAGGTCGAGTCCCTGCCCGTTCCCGGGGAGACCGTCCAGGGCGGTCCGATCATCCGACTCGGCGGCGGCAAGGGGGCCAACCAGGCGGTGGCCGCCGCCCGGCTGGGCTGCTCGGTGGCCTTCGTCGGTGCCGTCGGTACGGATACCGACAGCGCGCAGTTGCGCGCCGAACTCCTCGCCGAGGGCGTGGACCTCACCCGGCTCGCGGCCGTGGACGGCCCGCCCGGCCACGCCGTCGTCCTGGTCGACCGGCAGGCGGAGAACGTCGTCGTGGTCTCGCCCGGGGCCAACGCCCGGCTCGATGCCGCCGCCGTCGAGGACGCCGGTGAACTGCTCGACGGCGCCTCGGTGGTGGTCGCACAGTTGGAGATTCCGCTGCCCGCCGTGCTGGCCGCCGCCCGGCTCGCGGGCGGCGCCACCTTCGTCCTCAACCCCGCGCCGGCGCCTGCCGGACTGCCCGACGAACTCTGGCCGCTGGTCGACGTCCTGGTGCCCAACCGCACCGAGCTGGCCCGGCTGTGCGGCGTCCCCGACAGCGCGCTGCGGGCGCCCGGCGAGGTGGCCCGGCTGGCCGCCGGACTGCCGTGCGAGCGGGTGGTGGTCACGCTGGGCGCAGAGGGCGCACTGGTCCGCGACGGCGCCCGGACCGAGCTGATCGCCGCGCCGACCGTGCGCGCTGTCGACACCACCGGCGCCGGCGACACCTTCTGCGGCGCGCTGGCCGTCGCGCTGGCGGAGGGCCGGGGCCTGGCCGACGCCGCGCGCTTCGCGGTCCGGGCCGCCGCGCTGAGCGTCGAGCGGACCGGTGCCCGCACCGCGATGCCGACCCGGGCGCGGCTGGCGGGGTGA
- a CDS encoding Fic family protein, whose product MEIEEMRSRLRLHLRTPRRWEGQLRRNLTARAIAGSNTIEGYAASVSDVEDIMVGEAPIDANDTVAAEIEGYRQAMTYIQRLAEAGDDFAYSKGLLNSLHFMMQGHHLLKRPGWWRTGPVYVTSAEDPTIAAYTAPDAEQVPALTSELVEWLNEGDLDAPGLVRASMAHLNLVAIHPWSDGNGRMSRALHTLVLAREGIMAPEFSSIEEWLGRARNTYRYYDILAEAGGPVWTPERNTLPWVRFCLRAHHQQAQTVERQVNTTREVWSALDEAVEQHGWPDRMLYALYPAAMGNRVRRATYQADAELSEQQAQRDIRELVRAGWLAAKGEAQGRYYTAGQGLPEEITCGVREPRPLRDPYA is encoded by the coding sequence GTGGAGATCGAGGAGATGCGGAGCCGCCTGCGCCTGCACCTGCGCACGCCTCGGCGTTGGGAGGGGCAGCTGCGGCGCAATCTCACAGCGCGGGCCATCGCTGGGTCGAACACGATCGAGGGCTACGCGGCGAGCGTGTCGGATGTCGAGGACATCATGGTCGGCGAGGCGCCGATCGATGCGAACGACACTGTCGCGGCCGAGATCGAGGGCTACCGGCAGGCGATGACCTACATCCAGCGCCTGGCCGAGGCCGGCGACGACTTCGCCTACAGCAAGGGCCTGCTCAACTCGCTGCACTTCATGATGCAGGGCCACCACCTGCTCAAGCGGCCCGGCTGGTGGCGTACCGGGCCGGTGTACGTCACCTCCGCCGAGGACCCGACGATCGCCGCGTACACGGCTCCCGACGCGGAGCAGGTGCCAGCGCTGACCAGCGAGCTGGTGGAGTGGCTGAATGAAGGCGACCTCGACGCACCTGGGCTGGTGCGGGCGTCGATGGCGCACCTGAACCTCGTGGCGATCCACCCGTGGTCGGACGGCAACGGCCGGATGTCACGCGCCCTGCACACCCTGGTCCTCGCGCGGGAGGGGATCATGGCACCCGAGTTCTCCAGCATCGAGGAATGGCTCGGCCGGGCCCGCAACACCTACCGCTACTACGACATCCTCGCCGAAGCTGGCGGCCCCGTCTGGACCCCGGAACGGAACACACTGCCGTGGGTGCGGTTCTGCCTACGCGCCCACCACCAGCAAGCCCAGACCGTCGAGCGCCAGGTGAACACCACCCGCGAAGTCTGGAGCGCCCTGGATGAGGCCGTCGAGCAACACGGCTGGCCCGACCGCATGCTCTACGCCCTCTATCCGGCCGCCATGGGCAACCGGGTCCGCCGCGCCACCTACCAGGCCGACGCCGAGCTGAGCGAACAGCAGGCCCAGCGCGACATCCGTGAACTCGTCCGAGCTGGCTGGCTCGCCGCGAAGGGTGAGGCCCAGGGCCGCTACTACACGGCGGGCCAGGGCCTGCCGGAGGAGATCACCTGCGGAGTCCGGGAGCCTCGGCCGCTGCGCGACCCCTACGCGTAG
- a CDS encoding site-specific integrase — MSTTKYVELRLPSILAGLESTTHVPYLAGWHHRIEPDLGHLPIRLVTTGAIATAIDSWISEDCSRSTIKNTLAMLFRILEQAVVDGLIERPPAHVTGWQHAYQQAEDELLDPRALALSNWDSLTELADALVEASYNHYRGWGDVVIHSACTATRIGEVSGARARDIDTANWLLTCRHQTTPAPGGLMDKHTKGGVARYIPIIEPLRPQIIRRLRATRGDPDARLYTGPRGGRISTAVLRDATHWGDVTHVLGYEHLRRHDLRHTGLTWMADAGVPLHILQQIAGHKEITTTQRYFHPDIRELTKAGEALTRHLVEQLRLNGQIPQRW, encoded by the coding sequence ATGTCCACGACCAAATACGTCGAGCTCCGCCTCCCGAGCATCCTGGCCGGCCTCGAGAGCACAACCCACGTCCCCTACCTCGCCGGATGGCACCACCGGATCGAGCCCGACCTCGGCCACCTCCCCATCCGCCTGGTCACCACCGGCGCGATCGCCACCGCGATCGACAGCTGGATCTCAGAGGACTGCAGCCGATCCACGATCAAGAACACCCTCGCCATGCTCTTCCGCATCCTCGAGCAGGCCGTCGTGGACGGTCTCATCGAGCGACCCCCCGCACACGTCACCGGCTGGCAACACGCCTACCAGCAGGCCGAGGACGAGCTCCTGGACCCTCGGGCCCTCGCCCTGAGCAACTGGGATTCCCTCACCGAACTCGCCGACGCGCTGGTCGAAGCCTCCTACAACCACTACCGCGGCTGGGGCGACGTCGTCATCCACAGCGCCTGCACCGCCACCCGTATCGGCGAGGTCTCCGGAGCCCGGGCCCGCGACATCGACACCGCCAACTGGCTCCTGACCTGCCGCCACCAGACCACCCCGGCACCCGGCGGCCTCATGGACAAACACACCAAGGGCGGAGTCGCCCGCTACATCCCGATCATCGAACCGCTACGCCCGCAGATCATCCGACGCCTACGAGCCACCCGCGGCGACCCCGACGCCCGCCTCTACACCGGCCCCCGCGGTGGCCGCATCAGCACCGCCGTCCTGCGCGACGCCACCCACTGGGGCGACGTCACCCACGTCCTCGGATACGAACACCTACGCCGCCACGACCTGCGCCACACCGGCCTGACCTGGATGGCCGACGCCGGGGTCCCGCTCCACATCCTTCAACAGATCGCCGGCCACAAGGAGATCACCACCACCCAGCGCTACTTCCACCCGGACATCCGTGAACTCACCAAAGCCGGCGAAGCCCTCACCCGCCACCTCGTCGAGCAACTCCGACTCAACGGACAGATCCCCCAGCGCTGGTAG